Within the Rosa rugosa chromosome 2, drRosRugo1.1, whole genome shotgun sequence genome, the region accgttgggttcaaacattgccccccagacctcgaagtcaaaggtcttcgtcttaccTCAGTTGAGAGCCGCAGAACTCAGCTACCTACCTCAGTTTTCTAtcaggagaaaaaattgaactcGGGTTCTTTACTCCTAACAGAAGCTCTGGTACTAGAAGATATGTTGGAATTCGCTATTACAGATCGAATCCACAATGTGAGGCGTCAACCACCCAATTATTCCCTCTCAGTGATGGCTTCGCCGGCAACGCGATCTTCTCCAGCATCTTCTCTGCttcgatttcaatcaaaaatcccaaaacccacaatccaaaaaatcaaattcaattatttgcagctgaaatcaatttcaatttttctttttttgatgggtttgggagaagacaacagagaagaaggaaagaaaagtcgtGATTAGGTAGATGCATGTGGAAATTTTGGTAGCTATAACAGCAAAAATGGTTTGGTTTGCAAGGGTTTGCTCGGTTTTAAGCCTAGTTCACCAGATAATTGGAATCATGGAGATTATTCGGGTGGATGCACAAGGAAATTTCAATGCTTTAGGTTGGAATCCGACGAGTCTGATAGCAAAGGAATCTGAAATTTTGGTAATTCCACTTTGGGTCAAGTCTGGGTCCGATCTCTGTCGGAAATGGAATGGCGAAGCGATTCCGATCTCTGTCAAAACGAGATGTCGTAGTTTGGGCAATCTGCTAGACAGCCTTGACGCGAGACCCTAAGTCAGGTTCTGGGGTGTCGGAGGACGATTCCGAATTCAGGTCGTCGATGTAGATGAAGGTCGGGTTCCGATCAAGTATGGGTCTGAGTACGGCTGTTGGCGGTGGTCTGGCATCGTACGCCGATCTTCCTGAGTTCTTCTGGATACGGGTATATGAATATTTAGATCTAGGTATACCATGTTGATATTGGTATTTGAATCTCGTATTGGGCAtggtagttattggcatacttttctggtactgttcaacggagtcaaccattttactgttcctaggtatgaatattgggtcgggcttaaatcgtcaggtaccattttgatatttttcaaagtataggtatgaaaattaatagtctggaaaagttcagatactgtttagaagattttcccttgagaatacctaaagttccagatttacccctcaaaatttaacgcccttgacgactttactgttgctaggtacggaaattaggtcggggccaaaacttcaggtaccattatgacatttttcaaagtataggtatgaaaattaatagtctggaaaagttcagacactgtttggacgaatttcccttaAGGAAACAAAAACGATAAGCCTTCAAAATCAACATCCCGCCTCGTGGCTCGTTAGCCTCTCAATAGGGATAAGTGGGCTCCCACCACCCATATCATATCCACCTCTCTCTTTCCCTACCCTTCACTCTCCTCCCCCATCATATCCACCCCATCACCGTCCGATCCCCCCCCGCCCCCTTACCGTGTTCCGCGCCGCACCCGATCCCAACCCTCACGAATGAAAACAAACGCAAATAACCGCTCTCTGCTCCATAAGAGCTCAGTGTAGTTTTCCCAGAACCGAATCCTCTCTCCTCTTCACCCAACCATGGAGTCGCGAGTGCTGTCACGCGCCACCGCCTTCGCGTCGGTCCCGAGCCTCCGCAAGTCGTCCCCGCGCCAGCCCGGCGCCGTCTCCTTCGTCTCCCCGGCTCGCCGGCCGATCGGGACCGTCAGCGAGGGCGGGAACTTGATCTGGGGGAGGCAGCTCCGTCCGGCGCTGCTTCTCGAAGCTTCCCCGCCGTCGTCAAGGAAGGAGATTCTCAAACCCTGcctcgccgccgccgccgagGGAGGCGATTCCGCCGGGTGAGGTCCGTCTCCTCCGTTCTGACTCGGCCTgacgatttctctctcttcctttgtTTCTCTGACTCTCggtgttgtttttttttcacaGAGAAGCTAAGGTCGGGTTCATCCAGAAGTACCCGGCTCTGGTCaccggcttcttcttcttcatgtggTACGTGTGACGtcactccccccccccccccccccccgcctaACGGCTCGTAAAACTTTTTTCCTCAACTAACTAATTCAAGGAGTTGAAATTACGAACTTGTCCTTCACCCGCAGGTACTTTCTGAACGTGATTTTCAACATTCTGAACAAGAAGATCTACAATTACTTCCCGTATCCATAGTAAGTCTTCGCCATTTTCGACTGagggtgttttggtaattttAAAATTCTGATCTGGAGAAAGTTTGTTACAGCTTCGTGTCGGTGATACACTTGGGAGTTGGGGTGATTTACTGTCTGATCAGCTGGGCCGTGGGCCTTCCTAAGCGCGCTGTAAGTAAAAAAGTGAAAAGTTAAATTTGTAGACGCAGTAGTAAAAATCCATACAATTGAGAATTTAACTGTAGTAAAACTCCTTGTAGCCTATGGACTCGAACCAATTGAAGTTGCTCATCCCTGTTGCGGTGTGTCACGCAATTGGTCACGTCACCAGCAATGTCTCATTTGCGGCTGTTGCCGTCTCATTCACACACACCATCAAAGGTAAAAGGAAAATTTGACTATATGTTACTGTTGGTAATAATAGTACTGTAGTAGTTAGTAAATGACCAAATTTTACCATGTGCACTGTAATTATAGCATTAACATTTGAagctttgtttgttttttcagCTCTAGAGCCATTTTTCAATGCCTCTGCTTCTCAATTCGTGCTTGGACAGTCAATCCCCTTGTCCTTGTGGTTGTCTCTGCTTCCTGTTGTTCTTGGTATGCTTTCTCTTTATTTTCGTTCGATCATGTAGTTAGTTGAAGTATATATGCTTCGTTTTTTTTGAATTTACAGAATTACAGTAAGCAAAGTTGTaagttttcttcttttagaATACTGCAAAATGTATTCAAACTATCTTTTTCCTAATCTGGGTATATAAGTTAATCATCAGACCATTATGCATTTTAAAATGCAGGTGTGTCAATGGCATCACTCACTGAGTTGTCATTCAACTGGCTTGGCTTCATTAGTGCTATGATTTCAAATATCTCCTTCACTTACAGGAGTATCTATTCGAAGAAAGCCATGGTGAGCTTAGCCTCTCTGAaacttttgttttcattttcttttgaatAGGACATTAGGCATTGCTACtaacccccttttttttttattgatttttgcaGACTGATATGGATAGCACCAATTTGTATGCCTACATTTCAATCATCGCACTCTTTGTCTGCATTCCACCTGCTCTCATTGTGAGTAAAACTTCTACTGAGATCCCTGCAGGAAGTGTTGGTTCTCGAAATGAAATAATAATTTGATTCTATCATGTCCTGTCTTATATCTTAGGTGGAGGGACCTCAACTGCTTAAGCACGGTTTTGCTGATGCAATTGCTAAAGTAGGCCTTGTCAAGTTCGTTACTGACCTCTTCTGGGTGGGGTTGTTTTACCATCTCTACAATCAGGTAAAACTGTCGTCCTTACCTTAAATGATACCTTAATGTTAATATCTTGAATGTTGATTATAAGTTTTTGACCCTTTTTTTGGGTTTCAATTATCAGCTCGCCACCAACACCCTTGAGAGAGTGGCTCCTCTTACACACGCAGTTGGAAATGTGTTGAAACGTGTGTTTGTGATTGGCTTCTCAATTGTGGTCTTTGGTAATGATGcttatctttttcttctgcTTTCATTGATCtgcttttgattttctttacCCCTTTGTAAACTTCAGCTTTGTTTCTTTGGATCAATAAagatttttgagtttttctttcCTGTAACGAATTGATAACCACCGCAGGTAACAAGATTTCAACACAAACTGGTATTGGAACGGCCATTGCAATTGCTGGAGTTGCTATCTACTCGTACCTCAAGGCCAAGATAGAGGAAGAGAAACGGGTGAGTCAGATATAAGTTCATGTTACATTCTTATGATACAAAAATTATTACAGACAATAGTACTCTTTTCATTAATTCACACTTGTTTATGGCCTTATAATGATTTGTGTTCTACTTTTACTGGTTTACTTCAGTTAGCCGAAGGGTGTTTGTGCTTTAAAATCCTTGATTTAGTCATCATCAATAATGAATTTTGATTCTGAAGAGCATTTACTTGTTATCTAAGTAAGACCAAAATTGTTAATATTATGCatctaatataattttttttcccttgacTTTATTTTTTAAACCAGCAAGCGAAAGCTGCATGAGAAGAAAGGAAGAATGGGACATCGAGGAAATCTCGCATTGTAAATTTCATAAATTTCCTTCAGATTGAAATGGCAGATTGAGTATCTATTATCTATGTCAGTCAGAGTTTGTTTATTTTCCTCTTCCTCTATTTTTCCCCATTGATTCAGAATACAAAGACATTCTAATTTGCAATGGTCTCAATAATGTATCAATTTAATCTGCCTCTCATATAGAGCTCTTATTCTAGAAGTCTCCTATTGACAGAATGAAGATGTTTTATATGTGAGCCATTAGTTTTTTATGGGGGAAGTGAGTTTTGCATTCCCATTTCTTCGTAAGATTCACACTTTCACTCCACATTAGCGGATGACCCGAACCATTAACGGATTAATTGAGTAATGCAGCATTAAGATAGCAGCCCATTAGTATTTTCTCAACAAATATTTGGCTAGATACACTTGGCGGTATTTGAGAATGGTTTTCGGATTTTTTATGCTCTGTTCTGCTTTGATATCTTGTAGCCGAAATGGTTTCATCTATCTCTCCTTTTCTGCCTTAACAAGTGCCTATGCACAGCGCCTACATTAACTGGATGAATTGATGTTTACAATCTTGTATGGCTTTGGTATGTTTGGGTGGTTCTTTCCCAGCAGATTCTTCTGTCTTTAAAGTCTGCTGTTCAGACTTCAGAAGTTTGCTTGTTCTTCCCACTCTGGCAGATCATATGCTCGTAGCTCCACTTTTTTCACCCCTCAACCTCTATATTCTTCACAGCTAAACTTTTTCAACATAAGTTGCTTCCCTAAACCAGGTCGGATGGtctgttgttttgttttcttcgtTCTTTGACTGATTGACTCCATTAGTTGTTGCTGCTTAACTTTTCTCACTTATATCTGTTGGATAACAGTGGAAGCGTAAATATTGAAAACTAATTTGGGGAAGGGAGATATGATGCATGAATGACACACAATATGGGAGATGTACAGTCCAAAGACATGTACAGAGCtcctagagagagatatggaggAGACTCTCAGGATACCTGATTATAAGAATTAGTCTAACTTCTACAAAATACTCATCTACACCTTACTCAACTAAACTAGCCTACTTATATAATGTGTCATAAGTATGAATAAGTATTAGGGCGTTACAAGAACCTTAAACCTTCCTAACTCCCATAATCTATGAAGCActaactctcaccattattctcaTCATTATTACTTATAGGGCAATGAGCATGACGTAAAAAAATAGAATTGTTACTTATCTCTTTGGTTTCTATTTTGTTTTATGGGTGTTTGATTATCTCTTTAAAATCAACTCCATCCATTAGCTTACAAATTGTTTCAAGGCACGCTAGCTAGTAGCTATACTAACCCCAACtattaatttttgaaaaagaTGACCTATGTTTCCTAAAAATGATGATGGAGAAGAGAAAAATTGTTTCTTATatctttgttttctatttttgcTTCATGGGTTTTCATTATCAATTCCCAAAATAAGTTTTCAATCTGTTTTATGTCTTAGTAAAAGATGGATGACAAAATGCACAGTTACTAACCCTAACTATGTTATTGTGCGCTTTGTCATCAATCTCTTTATTAACCTTATTTATAGGGCAACGAGTTGACGTAAAAGAAAAAGATTGTTCTCATTTCTTTGGTTTCTAACTTTCTATTTATGAAGAATGCTAGCAACATTCTCCATCTACCTTCTCTTTTAACCTTCCCCACTTGTTATCTGCCAAGTGTCTTCTAACTTCACTCAGTCCTATAAATTCAATGTTgtgaaaataaatttttatttcttccaaatttgctcataattaatgcaataacttacttttccttatttttttttctctctatctctgttCCACACCTCCACTTCTTTGTctctttctattatttttttcattttatttttttcccattCCTTTTTGTTCAATACAAAGTTACAAACCTAGAAAGAGTTGATAAATAATATTTCCAAACTTGATAACTATCTATGTTGATAGAAACCCAAAatctaattctctctctctttctatatatatatatatatatatatataatatattcaATTTTGGTTTATGGGTTTTGAAATCTATGAAGGCAGACCAGCAATCACTTGAATTGAGATGCATAGGAGGACAggataggcctcatcaaaaagcccgcggatcaagtgggccgatggaggcccgccggccctgagggctaaaagcccggcccgttaaaaagcccgcaaagcccgcctcgggtgggtagtgggccggcccgtaaaagcccgtaaaatattatatatatatatatatatgtatgtagatatgtgtgtgtgtgtttataaatatatatatatacacacatatagatatatatttgtgtgtgtttatatatatatatataggatttttctcaggtaagaatgtccttagtttttcttatggaacggatctactgttttcacccactttccgatcacattttcacatcttaaccgttcagtttttaggtcctaatgtatggatcacctctgcaaaatttcagccaatttggtgatcgttaaggcgtccaaaactgcaatttacacgaacgaaccgaatctgtcgaactggaaccgttcatttacattgttgtaatttgcagttttggatgccttaatgatcaccaatttggctgaaattttgcagaggtgatctatacattaggacctaaaaactgaacggttaagatgtgaaaatttgatcggaaagtgggtgaaaactggaaatccgtacctaagaaaaactaaggacgtccttagtgtagccggactgtatatatatatatatatatatttgtgtgtgtgtttatatagatatatatatatatatatatatatatatatatataatatgtgtgtgtgtttatatatatatagagatatagagatatatagatatatatatatatcaatatatcatgtatgtgtgtgtgtgtttatatatatatagatatatatatatatatatatatatatatatgtgtgtgtgtgtgtgtgtgtgtggaagttcttatacttctatataaaatatgtgcatatatatatatatatatatatattctaaatatcggttgaccaattagatcggattcgaaaatatggtgaaattggctaaattttttaccacactcataatttattgtaataaactcatctaacggtcggtttttccattttctttgaattaataggggttgctcttaggagtgtatgatatataaatataggtttataagagtaactacgtttgacctagttgatcgaattcgaaacgataaccaaatttgctagattttttacaaccaccataaaatattacaatctctcaatcgagcggttggtttctccaaattcatcttccacttcatggttgttttagaatggacctcaacaatttaaatgcaatgtataagtcatacaactttaggagacaaattagtataggccaacgtatttgtaattaaaaattgaaatttttatcttatgtccacacacatccatcgatgaattatttacaagcgtgatgtaaaaaaataaacaagttttgctttcatcacgccatcggtcaaccaagaaaacatgcaagtgactacagttgaccaatccgatcgagttcgaaactatggtgaaattgactaaatttttaaccacactcataatttattgtaataatcacatccaacggtcggttttcccattttctttgaattgataggggttgctctttggagcgtgtgatatataaatataggtttagaagagtaactaggtttgacctagttgatcgaattcaaaacgaaaaccaaattggctgtattttttacaaccaccataaaatattacaatctctcaatcgagcggttggtttctacaaattcatcttccacttcatggttgttttagaatggacctcaacaatttaaatgcaatgtataagtcatacaactttaggaagaaaattggtataggccaatgtgtttgtaattaaaattaattttttttatcttatgtccatgcacatccatcgatggaatatatacaaacgtgatgtgaaaaaataagcacgtttcgcggttgtcacgccatcggtcaaccaagaaaacatataagtgcctacggttgaccaatccgatcgaattcgaaaatatggtgaaattggctaaattttttatcacactcataatttattgtaataaactcatccaacggtcggttttttcattttctttgaattgataggggttgctctttggagtgtatgatatataaatataggtttataagagtaactacgtttgacctagttgatcgaattcgaaacgataaccaaattggctagattttttacaaccaccataaaatattacaatctctcaatcgagcggttggtttctccaaattcatcttccacttcacggttgttttagaatggacctcaacaatttaaatgcaatgtataagtcatacaactttaggagacaaattagtataggccaacgtatttgtaattaaaaattgaaatttttatcttatgtccacacacatccatcgatgaaatatttacaaacgtgatgtaaaaaaataagcaagttttgcgttcatcacaccatcggtcaaccaagaa harbors:
- the LOC133729560 gene encoding triose phosphate/phosphate translocator TPT, chloroplastic — its product is MESRVLSRATAFASVPSLRKSSPRQPGAVSFVSPARRPIGTVSEGGNLIWGRQLRPALLLEASPPSSRKEILKPCLAAAAEGGDSAGEAKVGFIQKYPALVTGFFFFMWYFLNVIFNILNKKIYNYFPYPYFVSVIHLGVGVIYCLISWAVGLPKRAPMDSNQLKLLIPVAVCHAIGHVTSNVSFAAVAVSFTHTIKALEPFFNASASQFVLGQSIPLSLWLSLLPVVLGVSMASLTELSFNWLGFISAMISNISFTYRSIYSKKAMTDMDSTNLYAYISIIALFVCIPPALIVEGPQLLKHGFADAIAKVGLVKFVTDLFWVGLFYHLYNQLATNTLERVAPLTHAVGNVLKRVFVIGFSIVVFGNKISTQTGIGTAIAIAGVAIYSYLKAKIEEEKRQAKAA